Proteins from a single region of Psilocybe cubensis strain MGC-MH-2018 chromosome 3, whole genome shotgun sequence:
- a CDS encoding UMP-CMP kinase, with the protein MAPTTDTPVFDDKKVTVIFVLGGPGAGKGTQCAKLVEDFNFCHLSAGDLLRAEQNREGSQYGKLIQTYIREGTIVPMEITIKLLENAMGDALGSKTGEGWGEGRGRFLIDGFPRKMDQAVKFDESVCLSSLVIFYSTTEEVLLERLTERGKTSGREDDNIESIKKRFRTYQNDTMPVIEYYSAQGKVAEIDSSPSIEEVFKKSTGVIKEVFAGKYQKAT; encoded by the exons ATGGCGCCTACCACCGATACCCCTGTGTTTGACGACAAAAAGGTCACTGTCATCTTTGTCCTCGGAGGGCCTGGTGCAG GCAAAGGAACTCAATGCGCCAAACTCGTCGAGGATTTCAACTTTTGCCATCTTTCAG CCGGCGACTTGCTGCGTGCAGAGCAGAACCGCGAGGGGTCGCAGTACGGCAAGCTCATCCAAACGTACATCCGCGAGGGCACGATCGTGCCGATGGAGATCACGATCAAGCTGCTGGAGAACGCGATGGGTGACGCGCTGGGCTCCAAGACGGGCGAGGGGTGGGGCGAGGGCAGGGGCCGGTTCTTGATCGACGGGTTCCCGCGCAAGATGGACCAGGCGGTCAAGTTTGACGAGTCGGTGTGCCTGTCTTCGTTGGTGATCTTTTACTCTACGACGGAAGAGGTTTTGCTCGAACGTCTGACGGAGCGCGGCAAGACGAGCGGGCGTGAGGATGACAATATCGAGAGCATCAAGAAACGCTTCC GCACGTACCAAAACGATACTATGCCGGTAATCGAATACTACAGCGCGCAAGGCAAAGTGGCCGAG ATCGACAGCTCTCCATCTATCGAAGAGGTGTTTAAGAAATCGACGGGGGTGATCAAGGAAGTATTTGCCGGGAAATATCAGAAAGCTACATAG
- a CDS encoding Sphingosine kinase 1 — translation MLVAIINPASGHRQASFFFDHHLRPLLPAINHVFTTTAQGDAENFIHHLPDAPLTIVLLSGDGTLHEIINALPHRNISFVLVPCGTANALYASLFPPAGLDKIEYKLQSVRAFLANAAPVHISLASASIAATSSLASVVVSTALHANILHHSESLRRSHPGIERFKIAAEQNSTKWYRARARILPVPGDRVQIYDPKSSAFIPHPDASPDLELDGPFAYFLSTVNVDRLEPHFRISPLARIIAPPPSTCDIIVLRPLRDPQINDDSDDARKTYVEKVWQVLGAAYQNGTHVNFTYETTTGEIQVNGDGPVVIEYFRAGGWEWFPDPQDEDAHLVCADGAVHRISPGERAACIIDQTPHTFSVYGPV, via the exons ATGCTCGTTGCCATCATCAACCCGGCCTCAGGTCACAGGCAagcctctttctttttcgacCACCATCTCCGCCCTCTCCTCCCCGCCATCAACCATGtcttcaccaccaccgcccaaGGCGACGCAGAGAACTTTATCCACCATCTCCCAGATGCGCCCCTCACCATCGTCCTCCTTTCCGGCGACGGCACCCTCCACGAGATCATCAACGCTCTCCCTCACAGAAACATCTCCTTTGTCCTCGTCCCCTGCGGCACCGCCAATGCCCTCTACGCCTCTCTCTTTCCCCCCGCAGGTCTAGACAAGATCGAGTACAAGCTCCAGTCTGTCCGCGCCTTTCTCGCCAACGCTGCCCCTGTCCATATCTCGCTCGCCTCCGCCTCTATAGCTGCAACCTCCTCTCTCGCCTCTGTCGTCGTATCCACCGCTCTCCATGCAAATATTCTCCACCACTCAGAGTCTCTCAGGCGCTCTCACCCCGGTATCGAAAG ATTCAAGATCGCCGCAGAGCAGAACAGCACAAAGTGGTATCGCGCACGCGCACGCATCCTCCCCGTTCCCGGCGATCGCGTACAGATATACGACCCAAAGTCCTCCGCCTTCATCCCCCACCCCGATGCCAGCCCAGACCTCGAGCTCGATGGCCCCTTTGCCTATTTCCTCTCCACCGTCAACGTAGATCGTCTCGAGCCCCATTTCAGGATATCCCCTCTCGCCCGCATCATAGCTCCCCCTCCCTCCACCTGCGACATTATCGTCCTTCGTCCCCTCCGCGATCCCCAGATCAATGACGATTCCGACGACGCAAGGAAAACGTATGTCGAAAAAGTATGGCAAGTCCTCGGCGCCGCCTATCAGAACGGCACACACGTCAACTTTACTTATGAGACAACAACTGGCGAGATCCAAGTCAACGGAGACGGTCCCGTCGTCATCGAGTATTTCAGGGCAGGCGGGTGGGAGTGGTTCCCA GACCCTCAAGACGAAGACGCCCATCTCGTCTGCGCAGATGGCGCCGTTCACCGCATATCCCCTGGCGAACGCGCTGCATGCATCATCGATCAAACCCCACACACGTTTTCCGTCTATGGCCCTGTCTGA
- a CDS encoding Protein priB, translating to MDPQLDAMNDQKPVTKTPVVRGARACTVCRTAKMKCVGAEDGQKQCQRCKRANVECVFEKHRRGRKPGSKLSEASKMLRRLEKGLNSAKMKSQSSDSTSPYHTDDLHPPPNQDTAYSPIRPSDPPYSSTSTHFPKNELSTPSIPPYQPLDAYPPPNNGSRPMDIDDEDEDPDRAEEAFFPAKLIRQENRNSFFGIILNPKPEEAPAAAPQRSNSFTPPQNTTPSPSGLSDPITAGIITDIEAKTLFDAIFLRLNPFINLFDPILHTVEYVRSKCPFLFTTLIMAGCKFFKAEKFKECQKLANEYTIRAFAESWKRVEVVQAFACLTYWKDPDDSRTWTYIGYACRMAVELGLNRYTPNPPPGETEFQKLERRNRQRTYLVLFVHDRSLSMQTGRIWMLPEDDLIRNCQNWHSEAGPSIRPEDAVITAFVSLRRIAAETTDIFNSSKSSHSDINHDMVLKTCNARLNQWDEHWRSEMQKVGGEKFHHSFLSFFRLHVRLFLNSFGLQPSMVHGSNVTPNVQALNACLTSAKQSLEIASQDFHSIHVLRYGQDSITVMTAYSAVFLLKLLRTNLINIDSDNLNVAEIHKLISQTADSYQDASLSSPVSISASYHARFLRSLVANDIFKTRHVQPSHSMPIDPRLQSSMSMQTSPAKMYSPQSGRVQDQPAVTHVVHTHPNFHFPASPHLPAHPTPTVVQQEHNDYAQHPQAQVPGRSPMTQSPPGGVVNPIHYPNSGPVSNGGNVGGNGNLSGGNHNLNGNGNGIGNGMSGMNNGYAPAVPPHSSDLDAHYWKNMFIELGFGDTVDPNSMPVGVTMVRGVPQYMDQQQQQQQQHHHHAQQQHQHHQQEHEQQHHQQNLMPHQQSHHMQAQMQYHIHQPQYGH from the exons ATGGATCCACAATTGGACGCCATGAACGACCAAAAGCCAGT CACAAAGACACCTGTCGTCCGCGGCGCCCGGGCATGCACAGTATGTCGTACAGCAAAG ATGAAATGCGTCGGCGCAGAGGACGGCCAGAAGCAGTGTCAGCGTTGCAAGCGGGCTAACGTCGA ATGTGTCTTTGAAAAGCACAGGCGCGGAAGGAAACCGGGCTCAAA ACTTTCCGAGGCGTCCAAGATGCTCAGGCGTCTCGAGAAGGGCCTCAACTCAGCCAAGATGAAGTCGCAGTCGTCTGATTCAACATCTCCTTATCACACTGACGATCTGCATCCCCCGCCGAATCAGGACACCGCTTATTCGCCCATTCGCCCATCCGATCCTCCGTACAGCTCCACGAGTACCCACTTCCCCAAAAACGAGCTGTCCACTCCTAGTATACCCCCGTACCAACCCTTGGACGCGTATCCCCCTCCGAATAACGGCTCTAGGCCTATGGACAtagacgatgaggacgaagaccCGGACAGGGCCGAAGAGGCTttctttccagccaaactcATACGACAAGAGAACCGCAATTCATTCTTTGGGATAATCCTCAATCCCAAACCCGAAGAGGCCCCCGCCGCCGCGCCCCAGCGCAGTAACTCCTTCACTCCGCCTCAGAACACCACACCTTCCCCTTCAGGCCTCAGTGATCCGATCACAGCTGGCATCATCACTGACATTGAGGCAAAAACTCTTTTCGACGCCATTTTCCTGCGTTTGAACCCATTTATCAATCTCTTTGATCCTATTCTTCACACTGTTGAATATGTACGGTCAAAATGCCCCTTCTTATTCACCACCCTCATCATGGCGGGCTGTAAATTTTTCAAAGCCGAAAAATTCAAAGAGTGTCAAAAGCTCGCAAATGAATACACAATTCGCGCCTTTGCAGAGTCTTGGAAACGTGTCGAGGTTGTACAGGCGTTTGCATGCCTCACTTACTGGAAAGACCCCGATGACAGC AGAACATGGACGTACATTGGTTAT GCTTGCCGCATGGCTGTCGAGTTGGGCCTCAATCGTTATACACCCAATCCTCCCCCAGGCGAAACAGAGTTTCAGAAGCTTGAAAGGCGTAACCGTCAACGCACCTATCTCGTTCTTTTCGTTCACGATCGCAGTCTAAGCATGCAAACTGGCCGAATTTGGATGCTTCCAGAAGACGACCTAATCAGAAATTGCCAGAACTGGCACTCTGAAGCCGGCCCTTCAATACGTCCTGAGGATGCCGTCATCACTGCTTTCGTTTCCTTGCGTCGAATCGCT GCCGAAACCACGGATATTTTCAATTCGTCCAAAAGTTCGCATTCAGATATTAATCACGACATGGTCTTAAAAACTTGCAACGCTCGGCTTAACCAGTGGGATGAACATTGGCGATCGGAAATGCAAAAAG TGGGCGGTGAAAAGTTCCACCACTCCTTCCTTAGTTTCTTCCGGCTTCATGTTAGACTTTTTCTGAACAGTTTCGGGTTACAGCCTTCTATGGTCCAT GGAAGCAATGTCACTCCGAACGTACAGGCTCTCAATGCCTGTTTGACCAGTGCCAAACAATCTTTGGAGATTGCATCACAAGACTTCCACAGCATTCATGTATTG AGATACGGCCAAGACTCTATCACCGTTATGACAGCATATTCGGCCGTCTTCCTTCTCAAG CTTTTACGCACTAATTTGATCAACATCGACTCAGACAATCTCAACGTGGCTGAGATCCACAAACTGATTTCTCAGACGGCCGACTCATATCAGGATGCATCGTTGTCGTCGCCGGTGTCTATTTCCGCATCGTACCATGCCCGATTCCTACGCAGCTTAGTCGCCAATGATATTTTTAAAACCCGGCACGTACAACCTTCGCATAGTATGCCGATTGATCCCCGGCTTCAAA GTTCTATGTCGATGCAGACCTCCCCTGCCAAAATGTATTCTCCTCAGAGTGGGCGGGTGCAAGATCAGCCCGCAGTCACTCATGTGGTACATACACACCCCAACTTTCATTTTCCAGCGTCCCCTCATCTTCCCGCACATCCTACTCCTACCGTCGTGCAGCAGGAGCACAATGACTATGCACAACACCCACAGGCACAAGTTCCAGGGCGCAGCCCAATGACGCAGAGCCCTCCCGGGGGTGTCGTGAACCCGATCCACTACCCTAATTCCGGTCCCGTATCGAATGGCGGAAACGTGGGCGGCAACGGCAACTTGAGCGGTGGTAATCATAATCTGAACGGTAACGGCAATGGGATCGGGAATGGGATGAGTGGCATGAATAACGGATACGCGCCGGCCGTACCTCCCCATTCTTCCGACCTTGACGCGCATTACTGGAAGAATATGTTTATAGAGCTAGGATTTGGGGATACTGTTGACCCAAATAGTATGCCTGTGGGTGTCACGATGGTAAGAGGGGTGCCTCAGTACATGgaccagcagcaacagcaacagcagcaacatcatcatcatgcccagcagcagcatcaacATCACCAACAAGAACATGAGCAGCAGCATCACCAACAAAACCTGATGCCACACCAACAATCCCATCATATGCAGGCACAAATGCAATATCACATTCACCAGCCACAGTACGGACATTAA
- a CDS encoding Pre-mRNA-splicing factor CEF1 has protein sequence MVRIIIKGGVWKNTEDEVLKAAIAKYGKNQWARISSLLVRKTPKQCKARWYEWLDPSIKKTEWSKTEDEKLLHLAKLMPTQWRTIAPIVGRTATQCLERYQKLLDEAEAKENEDLGLAGPSGDAGPGVDDIRRLRPGEIDPDPETKPARPDPIDMDEDEKEMLSEARARLANTQGKKAKRKARERQLEEARRLAVLQKKRELKAAGIIMRHKTKKKGMDYNADIPFEKKAAPGFYDTSEEQARVAAAPVGQTLRRLENKRKPEEEEAERKKRQRKNAAGKEGSEGANHQTKFIAARDAQIQKLKEAESIGRRRKLALPAAQVGEAELEDIVKIGQAGENAKALVGGGSDASGRLLSDYEGLEAARMARTPRTAPQQDNVMMEARNLRNMTIAQTPLLGDENTPIHVGPQGGSGFEGATPRHQVAFTPNPLATPIREGGSDVSATPRAGGVSATPLRTPLRDSLSINPEDFSGVGETPREQRLRNNYARNALKAGFMNLPKPENNFELLVPDDEDVDTAETKEVLSVEDAADRDAAIKKRQEEEERKALARRSKAVQLGLPRPSNVDLPQLLKSLSLEEVDPELSEAQKLIDKELAELLQHDSLAYPLPGTTKAAGMSQSTYVPPDDDALEAAKAAIHLELATMTGFPNATPEQLKEGLLKLSKAEASSLPDDMSWAFIKSQLVYNPSTKSWVERSSLSTEQCIEGYATLLEDNRGVMAKEASKAAKVEKKLGVTLGGYQARAATLVKRITTAFEEIQNKQVEMESFVRLRANENIAGPRRVEALKEEVEKLEFRERMLQMRYSELTMEKEESEKRVTVLEEKVMAEAEAYNEAQLAMIEE, from the exons ATGGTgcgaatcatcatcaaaggAG GTGTCTGGAAG AACACTGAGGATGAGGTGCTCAAGGCCGCCATCGCAAAGTATGGCAAGAACCAATG GGCCCGTATATCCTCTCTTCTTGTGCGCAAGACCCCAAAGCAGTGCAAGGCACGGTGGTACGAGTGGTTGGATCCATCCATTAAGAAAACAGAATGGTCCAAG ACAGAAGACGAAAAGCTTCTCCATCTAGCAAAGCTTATGCCTACCCAGTGGCGAACTATTGCACCCATCGTCGGTCGAACTGCTACTCAATGCCTGGAGAGGTATCAAAAGCTGCTTGACGAGGCAGAGGCTAAGGAAAACGAAGACCTAGGTTTGGCAGGTCCCTCCGGCGACGCTGGGCCTGGAGTCGACGACATTAGAAGGCTTCGTCCTGGAGAAATCGACCCGGACCCTGAAACTAAACCTGCCAGGCCTGATCCCATCGACATGGACGAAGATG AGAAGGAAATGTTGTCCGAGGCTCGGGCTAGGTTGGCAAATACCCAGGGCAAAAAGGCTAAGCGAAAGGCTCGCGAGCGCCAGCTCGAAGAAGCTCGCAGATTGGCTGTAttgcaaaagaaaagagagctCAAGGCAGCTGGAATTAT CATGCGTCAcaaaaccaagaaaaagggcATGGAT TACAATGCAGATATACCTTTCGAGAAAAAGGCCGCTCCCGGTTTTTATGATACCTCGGAGGAGCAAGCCCGCGTTGCAGCCGCGCCTGTCGGTCAGACCTTGCGCAGGCTCGAAAACAAGCGTAAaccagaggaggaggaggctgagCGCAAGAAACGTCAGCGCAAGAATGCGGCTGGAAAAGAGGGATCCGAGGGCGCTAATCATCAAACCAAATTCATTGCTGCCCGTGACGCCCAGATCCAGAAATTGAAAGAGGCAGAGTCTATCGGCAGGAGGAGAAAACTCGCCTTACCTGCTGCCCAAGTTGGGGAAGCAGAATTGGAGGATATCGTCAAGATCGGTCAAGCTGGCGAAAATGCAAAAGCCTTGGTGGGCGGTGGTAGCGATGCCAGCGGACGGTTGCTCAGTGACTACGAAGGCCTTGAAGCTGCTCGAATGGCTAGGACACCAAGAACAGCACCTCAAC AGGACAATGTGATGATGGAAGCCCGTAATCTACGAAACATGACAATTGCCCAGACGCCTTTACTAGGCGATGAAAATACCCCAATCCATGTCGGTCCACAAGGAGGATCAGGATTTGAAGGTGCCACTCCTCGCCACCAGGTGGCGTTCACTCCTAATCCTCTGGCGACTCCTATACGCGAAGGCGGTTCTGATGTCTCTGCTACGCCTCGGGCTGGTGGTGTGTCTGCAACTCCTCTGCGCACACCATTGCGGGATAGTCTATCCATCAACCCAGAAGATTTCTCGGGCGTAGGAGAAACGCCGCGCGAGCAACGCCTGCGCAATAACTACGCGCGTAATGCGCTCAAAGCCGGGTTCATGAATTTGCCTAAACCTGAAAACAACTTTGAGCTACTTGTGCCGGATGACGAGGATGTCGACACTGCGGAGACAAAGGAAGTTTTGAGTGTGGAGGACGCTGCGGATAGGGATGCTGCTATCAAGAAGAGacaggaggaagaagagaggaAGGCTCTGGCTAGACGATCAAAAGCTGTGCAATTAGGTTTACCGAGGCCCAGTAATGTGGATCTCCCGCAACTTCTGAAGAGCCTCAGCTTGGAAGAGGTGGATCCGGAGCTTTCTGAGGCACAAAAACTCATCGACAAGGAACTGGCTGAACTTTTGCAGCACGATTCTCTTGCGTATCCTCTACCCGGGACCACAAAGGCAGCTGGCATGTCGCAGTCGACATATGTTCCTCCGGATGATGATGCTCTTGAAGCTGCAAAAGCTGCTATTCATCTTGAACTTGCTACGATGACTGGTTTCCCCAATGCCACCCCGGAGCAGCTTAAGGAAGGGCTGTTGAAATTGTCTAAAGCTGAGGCGAGCTCGCTACCGGATGATATGTCTTGGGCGTTTATCAAGAGCCAGCTAGTGTACAATCCGTCTACTAAATCATGGGTCGAGCGGTCGTCGCTTAGCACAGAACAGTGCATAGAGGGATATGCGACGCTACTCGAGGACAATCGCGGTGTAATGGCCAAGGAAGCGAGTAAGGCTGCGAAGGTTGAGAAAAAGCTTGGAGTGACCCTTGGAGGGTACCAGGCGAGGGCCGCGACGTTAGTGAAACGGATTACTACAGCTTTCGAGGAGATTCAAAATAAGCAAGTGGAAATGGAGAGTTTTGTGCGGCTAAGGGCGAATGAGAACATCGCAGGCCCCAGAAGAGTGGAAGCGCtcaaggaggaggtggagaaaCTTGAGTTTAGGGAGAGGATGTTACAAATGCGCTACTCGGAATTGACgatggagaaggaggagTCGGAGAAGAGAGTAACGGTATTGGAAGAGAAGGTAATGGCAGAGGCGGAGGCTTATAACGAAGCCCAGCTGGCTATGATAGAGGAATAA
- a CDS encoding DEAD-box ATP-dependent RNA helicase 35 codes for MEPSKRRRIRTPSPVYNLDEEDDAYVPYIPVQQRRQEKLAKLSSLGVNSDKSNTRKVQEELDEREDAQREEEVRREKARKERTLLLEAQEVHLKKAAEDSKKTAGEKAQEIDAEILEAIKSRRKLASDMELAQGIQYTEPLKTSWRPPRYVRERSPEQDQKLREKYHIVVEGDDIPPPIEHFQDMKIPDPILEYLRSNRIVSPTPIQLQGIPVAFSGRDIIGIAFTGSGKTLAFCLPLIMMSLEEETKLPFVRGEGPVGIILCPSRELANQTYDNVVTWCSALAKDGKYPQLNSLLCIGGISMNEQSHVFNKGIHIVVATPGRLIDMLEKKRFTFNNCKYLCMDEADRMIDLGFEDDVRNIMSFFKNQRQTLLFSATMPKKIQDFARESLIKPVLVNVGRAGAANLDVLQVVEYVKQEAKMVYLLECLQKTPPPVIIFSENKNEVDDIQEYLLLKGVEAVAIHGSKSQEERRYAITSFKSGAKDVMVASGVASKGLDFNDIQHVIIYSMPKEIEDYVHQIGRTGRSGKTGIATTFVNMNTPEQTLLDLKYLLMEAGQKVPPFLSTIEDPRAAQIRSGSITGCPVCGGLGHGISNCPKLEDAQRRQMASHRTADDGGGY; via the exons ATGGAACCATCCAAACGACGACGCATACGTACACCGTCACCAGTCTATAATcttgacgaggaagatgacgcATATGTGCCATATATCCCAGTACAACAACGACGACAAGAGAAACTCGCTAAGCTGTCGTCTTTGGGCGTGAACTCAGACAAGAGCAATACAAGAAAAGTGCAAGAAGAGTTGGACGAAAGAGAAGATGCACAACGGGAAGAAGAGGTCAGGAGAGAAAAGGCGCGAAAGGAGCGAACATTGTTGTTAGAGGCACAAGAGGTTCACTTGAAGAAAGCAGCGGAAG ACTCGAAGAAAACTGCAGGCGAAAAAGCACAAGAAATTGATGCCGAGATCCTTGAAGCTATCAAGAGTAGACGTAAACTCGCGTCCGATATGGAACTAGCGCAAGGAATACAATATACTGAACCTCTGAAGACTAG TTGGAGACCTCCCCGATATGTTCGGGAGAGATCCCCTGAACAAGATCAAAAACTTCGTGAAAAATATCATATTGTCGTTGAAGGGGACGATATACCACCTCCGATAGAGCATTTCCAA GATATGAAGATACCTGATCCAATTTTGGAATACCTACGGTCAAATCGCATTGTTAGCCCAACTCCCATCCAACTCCAAGGAATTCCTGTGGC CTTTTCAGGACGGGATATAATTGGAATTGCTTTTACAGGCTCCGGAAAAACGCTAGCATTTTGCCTTCCTCTCATTATGATGTCCCTTGAGGAAGAAACGAAGCTTCCTTTTGTTCGTGGCGAAGGACCAGTTGGAATCATCCTGTGCCCCTCGCGTGAACTTGCCAATCAAACGTACGACAATGTTGTGACATGGTGCTCTGCCTTAGCAAAAGATGGCAAGTATCCACAACTCAATTCACTCCTATGCATTGGTGGAATATCCATGAACGAACAAAGTCATGTTTTCAACAAGGGAATCCATATCGTTGTTGCAACACCCGGTCGCCTAATTGACATGCTCGAGAAGAAACGGTTCACGTTCAACAACTGTAAATACCTCTGCATGGATGAAGCCGACAGGATGATTGATCTAGGATTTGAGGACGATGTAAGGAACATCATGAGTTTCTTTAAG AATCAACGACAGACCTTACTATTTTCCGCGACTATGCCGAAAAAAATACAAGACTTTGCAAGAGAATCACTTATCAAACCCGTATTGGTCAATGTCGGCCGTGCAGGTGCTGCTAACCTAGATGTATTACAAGTGGTGGAATACGTCAAGCAAGAAGCCAAAATGGTCTATCTCTTGGAATGTCTGCAGAAAACGCCCCCGCCGGTTATCATCTTCagcgaaaacaaaaatgaagtTGACG ATATTCAGGAATATCTTTTGTTAAAAGGAGTGGAAGCCGTTGCCATACATGGGTCTAAAT CCCAAGAAGAGCGTCGTTATGCAATCACCTCTTTCAAATCAGGAGCAAAAGATGTCATGGTAGCATCTGGAGTAGCATCTAAAGGTCTTGATTTCAACGACATTCAGCATGTCATTATCTATTCCATGCCAAAGGAAATCGAGGACTACGTCCATCAAATCGGACGAACAGGAAGAAGCGGTAAAACGGGAATAGCCACAACTTTTGTTAACATGAACACACCAGAGCAAACACTCCTAGATTTAAAATACCTTTTAATGGAAGCAGGCCAAAA AGTACCGCCATTCTTGTCCACCATCGAAGACCCAAGGGCTGCTCAAATTCGTTCAGGCTCAATTACTGGATGTCCTGTTTGTGGAG GGTTGGGTCACGGCATCTCCAACTGCCCCAAGCTGGAAGATGCTCAGCGTAGGCAGATGGCATCCCACCGAACTGCAGACGATGGAGGAGGGTATTAA